In Gemmatimonadaceae bacterium, a genomic segment contains:
- a CDS encoding RagB/SusD family nutrient uptake outer membrane protein, whose protein sequence is MTNKSRSNSRWAGLVRIGALALAVASASACNDFLTASNPGAVEEPDVTDVAYIGLIANGPIYGFQDANDDLTYWNGQLTDELVNRGNNNPFVEEGQIDRRELYSDMSYINAFLYAPMQRARFLGDDGTARLKTLLADSASSDLRVARALAFAGYSYTVLGETFCVTPIDLGVPKTTEEMMTDAIARFQEAVTVANAAKAKAQSRTPVNTATVLGADSVRTFALVGAARAALNRNDKTAAANFAGQVPASFIYLLYYSDNTTAQNNRTYNRLTVGSNAWLNFTPFAAMTTDPRVPRITGTTTRAGTPLASSAYSTFNNSVVGANFAAVMSFRIASGLETRYIIAETQGPTAATLVFVNERRAAGNQAAVSLSGDALMAELRDQRSRDFYLDGHRLGDLRRYKKYYNVDLFPKGPYPGSTSGQIYDETITCWPLPTNEINGNPNIPKG, encoded by the coding sequence ATGACCAATAAGAGCAGATCGAATAGCCGGTGGGCCGGTCTCGTCAGGATCGGAGCCCTGGCCCTCGCCGTCGCGAGCGCGTCGGCATGTAACGACTTCCTGACCGCCTCGAATCCCGGCGCGGTCGAGGAGCCGGACGTCACCGACGTGGCGTATATCGGGCTGATAGCCAACGGTCCGATCTACGGATTCCAGGACGCGAACGACGACCTCACCTACTGGAATGGCCAGCTGACCGACGAGCTCGTGAACAGAGGCAACAACAATCCTTTCGTTGAGGAAGGCCAGATAGATCGTCGCGAGCTCTACTCGGACATGAGCTACATCAACGCGTTCCTCTATGCGCCGATGCAGCGTGCCCGATTCCTTGGCGATGATGGGACGGCGCGTCTCAAGACGCTCCTCGCCGACTCGGCGTCCAGCGATCTCCGGGTGGCGAGAGCCCTCGCCTTCGCCGGCTACAGCTACACCGTTCTCGGCGAGACGTTCTGCGTGACACCGATTGACCTCGGCGTTCCGAAGACCACCGAGGAAATGATGACCGACGCGATCGCGCGCTTTCAGGAGGCAGTAACCGTGGCAAACGCGGCGAAAGCTAAGGCCCAGTCGCGCACGCCCGTCAACACCGCAACGGTGCTCGGGGCGGATTCGGTTCGCACCTTCGCCCTGGTCGGTGCGGCGCGCGCTGCGCTGAACAGAAACGACAAGACAGCCGCGGCCAATTTCGCCGGTCAGGTTCCCGCGAGTTTCATTTACTTGCTCTACTACTCGGATAACACGACCGCGCAGAACAACCGCACGTACAATCGTCTAACGGTCGGCAGCAATGCGTGGCTCAACTTCACGCCATTCGCGGCGATGACGACCGATCCGCGCGTACCGCGAATTACCGGAACGACGACGAGAGCGGGCACACCGCTCGCGTCGTCGGCGTACAGCACGTTCAACAACTCGGTTGTGGGCGCCAATTTCGCGGCGGTCATGTCGTTCCGGATCGCATCCGGGCTCGAGACGAGGTATATCATCGCCGAGACCCAGGGACCGACGGCGGCCACACTGGTATTCGTGAACGAACGGCGCGCCGCCGGCAATCAGGCGGCGGTCAGCCTCTCCGGAGACGCGCTGATGGCCGAGCTGCGCGATCAGCGGAGCCGTGATTTCTATCTCGACGGCCATCGCCTCGGTGATCTGCGCCGGTACAAGAAGTACTACAACGTGGATCTCTTCCCGAAGGGACCGTATCCCGGCAGCACGTCCGGTCAGATCTACGACGAGACGATCACCTGCTGGCCGCTTCCAACCAACGAGATCAACGGGAACCCCAACATCCCGAAGGGCTGA